A region of Nocardioides sp. JS614 DNA encodes the following proteins:
- a CDS encoding response regulator, with the protein MELAGLYRDIVETSPDGFWVFDLDGRTLYGNPALRAFFGVGPEELLQLTVFDSLDEVGKEQFADHLDQLRAGKVNPHDVECRFVRRDGGTMWVTLSESLVPGPDGSVAVLHRLSDYSDRRRTVDDLTSSRRRLAEAQRIARIGSWEWDLAPDEIWGSEELCALYGLDPELFPASYADFLEIVHEDDRGAVDEAVRGALEAPSDFVFVARVRTADGAWVWTRGRGVSLADADGRVASMYGTHQDITETKLAEIALEDQVRQNVLLQAMATAANEAATLEDVLLQARHLVLLHDDWVRGRAFVPTEDRRAVVALHVTGEDQAADLAAPAQAAADLALANRAFLERGSVWDEDRLTIAFTVAHGDEVVAVLTITSAPPLHRFELIEAMVEQVGVQLGRVAERERAQRELADARDVAMAASRQKSEFLATMSHEIRTPLNGVIGLNDLLLRTPLDPDQLRLASGVQVASRALLGVINDILDFSKIEAGKLELERLDFEVRGVFDQVASLLGEAARAKGLELIVSCHSEVPEVLRGDPTRLAQVITNLGSNAVKFTEEGEVFIRATASPGPAGRTRLHVSVTDTGVGVPANDVGELFEAFIQADASTTRRFGGTGLGLAISREIVQALGGEIGMEPNPGGGSVFWFTADLESPGGPRVDADDEYARSWLSGRRVLVVDDNQHNRLILEEQLGWWRIRVAAASSADEAEQAVAAAHAAGDPFEAVLLDLSMPGRDGLDLARSLRAEPSYDLRVIMLASGSTPSAWDLRTAGIVACLTKPVLGAEVRAALLRHLAGVEPRPEPELPVVGPDPGPRARVLVVEDNEVNQLVAVGLLEALGYRARVAEDGAAALTALAEEHFDLVLMDVQMPRMDGYAATRAIRAGESDGRSRLPVVAMTAAAVEGERERCVAAGMDDFLTKPVDAGALAAVLDQWVGTRSGSVPRSVRVVSEEQNRGPDDALEGLTLDRLDELRDLDPDNTAYLDRAIGNFVANTPGTLESIRAAVAADDAATLKQVVHKLAGGALNLGVTRAGRTAQQIELIADTGTTDGAAELVEQLAEELADGRAALLAYQATYSAT; encoded by the coding sequence CGAGAGCCTCGTGCCCGGGCCCGACGGCTCGGTGGCGGTCCTGCACCGGCTCAGCGACTACAGCGACCGGCGGCGCACGGTCGACGACCTCACCAGCAGCCGCCGCCGGCTCGCCGAGGCACAGCGGATCGCCCGGATCGGCAGCTGGGAGTGGGACCTCGCGCCGGACGAGATCTGGGGCTCCGAGGAGCTGTGCGCACTGTACGGCCTGGATCCCGAGCTGTTCCCGGCGTCGTACGCCGACTTCCTCGAGATCGTGCACGAGGACGACCGCGGTGCGGTCGACGAGGCCGTCCGCGGGGCACTCGAGGCACCCTCCGACTTCGTCTTCGTGGCCCGGGTCCGCACCGCCGACGGGGCCTGGGTGTGGACCCGCGGCCGCGGCGTGTCGTTGGCGGACGCCGACGGCCGGGTCGCCTCCATGTACGGCACCCACCAGGACATCACCGAGACGAAGCTCGCCGAGATCGCGCTGGAGGACCAGGTCCGGCAGAACGTCCTCCTGCAGGCGATGGCGACGGCCGCCAACGAGGCGGCCACCCTCGAGGACGTCCTCCTGCAGGCCCGCCACCTCGTGCTGTTGCACGACGACTGGGTGCGTGGGCGCGCGTTCGTGCCGACCGAGGATCGCCGTGCGGTCGTCGCGCTGCACGTCACCGGCGAGGACCAGGCCGCCGACCTCGCGGCACCCGCGCAGGCGGCCGCCGACCTCGCTCTTGCCAACCGAGCCTTCCTGGAGCGCGGCTCGGTGTGGGACGAGGACCGGCTGACGATCGCGTTCACCGTCGCGCACGGCGACGAGGTCGTCGCCGTGCTGACGATCACCTCCGCCCCGCCGCTGCACCGGTTCGAGCTGATCGAGGCGATGGTGGAGCAGGTCGGGGTGCAGCTCGGCCGGGTCGCCGAGCGCGAGCGCGCGCAGCGCGAGCTCGCCGACGCGCGGGACGTGGCCATGGCCGCGTCCCGCCAGAAGTCGGAGTTCCTGGCCACCATGAGCCACGAGATCCGCACGCCGCTCAACGGCGTGATCGGGCTCAACGACCTGCTCCTGCGCACTCCGCTCGACCCGGACCAGCTGCGACTCGCCTCCGGCGTCCAGGTCGCCAGCCGGGCGCTGCTCGGCGTCATCAACGACATCCTCGACTTCTCCAAGATCGAGGCGGGCAAGCTCGAGCTGGAGCGCCTGGACTTCGAGGTCCGCGGCGTGTTCGACCAGGTTGCGAGCCTCCTCGGCGAGGCCGCGCGGGCCAAGGGGCTCGAGCTGATCGTCTCCTGCCACTCCGAGGTGCCGGAGGTGCTCCGCGGCGACCCGACCCGGCTCGCGCAGGTGATCACGAACCTCGGCTCGAACGCGGTGAAGTTCACCGAGGAGGGCGAGGTCTTCATCCGGGCGACCGCGTCCCCGGGGCCGGCTGGCCGGACCCGGCTGCACGTCAGCGTCACCGACACGGGCGTCGGGGTGCCGGCGAACGACGTCGGCGAGCTGTTCGAGGCCTTCATCCAGGCCGACGCGTCCACCACCCGCCGGTTCGGCGGGACCGGCCTCGGCCTGGCGATCTCCCGGGAGATCGTCCAGGCACTGGGCGGCGAGATCGGGATGGAGCCCAACCCCGGCGGCGGCAGCGTCTTCTGGTTCACCGCGGACCTCGAGTCCCCGGGCGGGCCCAGGGTGGACGCCGACGACGAGTACGCCCGCAGCTGGCTGAGCGGGCGGCGGGTGCTCGTCGTGGACGACAACCAGCACAACCGGCTGATCCTGGAGGAGCAGCTCGGGTGGTGGCGGATCCGGGTCGCGGCCGCCTCCTCGGCCGACGAGGCCGAGCAGGCCGTCGCCGCGGCACACGCCGCCGGTGACCCGTTCGAGGCCGTGCTGCTGGACCTCTCGATGCCCGGACGCGACGGGCTCGACCTGGCGCGATCGCTGCGCGCGGAGCCGTCGTACGACCTGCGCGTGATCATGCTGGCCTCGGGGTCCACGCCGTCGGCGTGGGACCTGCGGACCGCCGGCATCGTCGCCTGCCTGACCAAGCCGGTGCTCGGGGCCGAGGTACGAGCCGCGCTGTTGCGGCACCTGGCCGGGGTGGAGCCGCGGCCCGAGCCCGAGCTGCCCGTCGTCGGGCCGGACCCGGGCCCGCGGGCCCGGGTCCTGGTGGTGGAGGACAACGAGGTCAACCAGCTCGTCGCGGTCGGCCTGCTCGAGGCCCTCGGCTACCGCGCGCGGGTCGCCGAGGACGGGGCAGCGGCGCTGACGGCGCTCGCCGAGGAGCACTTCGACCTGGTGCTGATGGACGTGCAGATGCCACGGATGGACGGGTACGCCGCCACCCGGGCGATCCGGGCGGGCGAGTCGGACGGGCGGTCCCGCCTGCCGGTGGTCGCCATGACCGCCGCCGCGGTGGAGGGCGAGCGGGAGCGGTGCGTGGCGGCCGGGATGGACGACTTCTTGACCAAGCCCGTCGACGCGGGAGCACTCGCCGCCGTGCTCGACCAGTGGGTCGGCACCCGATCCGGGTCCGTACCGCGTAGCGTGCGGGTCGTGAGCGAGGAGCAGAACCGCGGACCCGACGACGCGCTCGAGGGGCTGACCCTCGACCGGCTCGACGAGCTGCGGGACCTCGACCCCGACAACACGGCCTACCTGGACCGGGCGATCGGCAACTTCGTCGCCAACACGCCGGGGACGCTCGAGTCGATCCGGGCGGCCGTGGCCGCCGACGACGCGGCGACGCTCAAGCAGGTCGTGCACAAGCTCGCGGGTGGCGCCTTGAACCTCGGCGTCACCCGGGCCGGGCGCACCGCGCAGCAGATCGAGCTGATCGCCGACACCGGCACGACCGACGGGGCCGCGGAGCTGGTCGAGCAGCTGGCCGAGGAGCTCGCGGACGGCCGCGCCGCCCTGCTGGCCTACCAGGCGACGTACTCGGCCACCTGA